From the Methanobrevibacter sp. genome, the window CATTGGCTTGGAAGCGAAGTGGATGATTTGTTGAATGACCCTCACAGCGGAATATCTTGTGACACAGTAACTCCCAACACATTGAATATGCCTGCTGAAGAAAGCAAGGAAGCTCAAAAAATCAGTGTTGATTTAATAAACGACAATCCAAATCACTTAAGACAGTACTTTAAAAGAAAGGACAATCAAATGCTTTTAGAGGATTTTACTCTCCCTGCACATCATCCTGTATTGGATATGGACATTTCAGATAAGGAATTCGAGGTGCTTACCAAAGCATGGGAGATTCAGCCTGAAAACTATGAGGAACTGATTTTGCTTCAGGGAATAGGTCCGAAAAAAATAAGAGCTCTTGCTTTAATTTCAGATTTGGTTTATGGTGAGCCTGCAAGCTGGAGAGATCCTGTCAAATACAGTTTTACGCATGGAGGTAAGGATGGTTTTCCATATCCTGTTGACCGTGAAGTATATGACAATTCAATACAGACCATGCGAGATGCAATCGAACAGGCCCGTTTAAAAAAAGATTAAAAGTTAAAGGCCATCAAGAGACTTGATGACTTTATTTCCTAGCGGTTTTCGTCGTGAATGTTAACTGTTTTTCCGTGTGCTGTCGGAATTACTTCAAGTACTGGATTTTCAAATTCCAGTTCAAACTCTTTGCCGTCCATCAGCAAATGTTGAAATACTGCCAAGGAAGATACCTCTGAGTGAGGCTGTGTTGTTACTGATACGTTCCAGTCAGCTGCCTTATAGACTTTTCCGGGAACTTTTGCACCACCAACTACAATTAGTATGTCTGAACCATCTTCTCTTACTTCCGGTGCAATTTCATGTGCCTGTGAACCATACATTGTCAAGTGAACAACTTTTCCGCCATCTGCTTTCCACTTGTTTATAACACCCATTGCACTTTCAGTGTATTCTATTTCAAAGTTTCCACCGAATCTTGATGCAGTGTCTTTAACATTTTCCATCAGACGATTGTCACGTTCACCTGCCAAGTATATTTTAGTTGCTCCAAATGCACGGGCAGTCAAACATACATGGGTTGTAATTCTTGTATCTCTTTTTAATCTATGGTCCAATCTTAAAACATTAACATTCATATTATCAGTTAACTATTAGCATTGAAAATATATAAATTTGATGAGAAATACCGCTTTTACTAGTGTGGAGGTGATACTATACAAAATAGTTTCTCAATGAAATGTGATAATATGAAATTAAAAAAATTTTAAACCAACGGTAAATCTCATCATTACTAGTTTAAACTAACTAGTATATAAATGAGTGTTTTTTAAGACTTCAATATTGATTTCAACTCGTTAAATTTACTTAAAAGTAAAATAAAGCAACTGCCATAAACAATAATGATAATAAACGTCCTACCTCATTACTCATTCCCAAAACATCACCGTTAGCTAGGACAAAGTTACGTCTTGCAATGGTTGCTATAATGGTTCCGGACACCATTGCACCGATTACACCACTAAGACCGACAAATCCTCCAATCAGATAAACGATGCATGCCACAATAAATGTTGAAGCGAAATAATTAGCAGGTGTTGTCTCTTTTATAAAATAGCTTCCAATTCCAGGTGTCAATGGCTTTGACAATAATGCTGTAGTTATTAACGAGGTTTTAGCAGTCATTTCACATATGATGATTCCAATAATGAAATTATAATCAAGTATATTGTACAATCCGGCTATTGTTAAGCTGGCAACCAAAAATAGCGTTGCCATGCCTCCCGCACCTACTGAGGAATCTTTCATTACACGGATTTTCTTTTCAGGTTCTCCATGAACCATCACGCCATCAGCCATATCCATAACTCCATCCAGATGATTATAACCTGTAATGATCATTAGAAATGCATAAACGATGGCTGCAGTGAAAAATGAATTTAAATGAAGGAATTCCAAAGAAACATAACCGCAGATTGCTGCTAAAATGCCTATGAATAAATGTATGAATGGCCAGATCCAAGTCAATTTGGTCATGCACTCTATTGATGTGAAAACATTAATCGGCAAAATAGTTGAGAATGTTAAAAGCCCTAAAACTGATTTGATTGGGGAAAACTCCTCCTCTTCAAAGTAACTGTCA encodes:
- the cobS gene encoding adenosylcobinamide-GDP ribazoletransferase produces the protein MEDDSYFEEEEFSPIKSVLGLLTFSTILPINVFTSIECMTKLTWIWPFIHLFIGILAAICGYVSLEFLHLNSFFTAAIVYAFLMIITGYNHLDGVMDMADGVMVHGEPEKKIRVMKDSSVGAGGMATLFLVASLTIAGLYNILDYNFIIGIIICEMTAKTSLITTALLSKPLTPGIGSYFIKETTPANYFASTFIVACIVYLIGGFVGLSGVIGAMVSGTIIATIARRNFVLANGDVLGMSNEVGRLLSLLFMAVALFYF
- a CDS encoding DUF763 domain-containing protein, coding for MQRRGAVNLPLHGGHPPSWLFSRMVKLSGALASVIIEEYSLNEFLNRISNPYWFQAFSCVLGFDWHSSGTTTTTLGALKASLSPEEHGIYLTGGKGAKSRKTPQGIEHAGEVFNLKTKTTEKLVETSKLSAKIDNSCIQDGYTLYQHNFFVTEKGDWAVVQQGLNTQNKYARRYHWLGSEVDDLLNDPHSGISCDTVTPNTLNMPAEESKEAQKISVDLINDNPNHLRQYFKRKDNQMLLEDFTLPAHHPVLDMDISDKEFEVLTKAWEIQPENYEELILLQGIGPKKIRALALISDLVYGEPASWRDPVKYSFTHGGKDGFPYPVDREVYDNSIQTMRDAIEQARLKKD
- a CDS encoding tRNA (cytidine(56)-2'-O)-methyltransferase; this translates as MNVNVLRLDHRLKRDTRITTHVCLTARAFGATKIYLAGERDNRLMENVKDTASRFGGNFEIEYTESAMGVINKWKADGGKVVHLTMYGSQAHEIAPEVREDGSDILIVVGGAKVPGKVYKAADWNVSVTTQPHSEVSSLAVFQHLLMDGKEFELEFENPVLEVIPTAHGKTVNIHDENR